The Halomicrobium salinisoli genome contains a region encoding:
- a CDS encoding DUF7504 family protein encodes MSVLPASTGESVRPGESVLVLCSEFGVDESPICLDLLTPDRSVEEAMLSITVTESPGDRVRQWYDHADSTPAAATVIDVDTSMRSAESGATTAGDRVQCEVDSQRTLSSPSNLTKLGIEITSALDDLRATDEERQLVVCFHSLSPLFQYVSREELFKFVHLVSDELAQVDAIAHFHMDPTAHDEQTIATFLHLFDGVVERDDGDWELRTK; translated from the coding sequence ATGAGCGTGCTTCCGGCGTCGACTGGCGAGTCCGTGCGTCCGGGCGAGTCCGTGCTCGTCCTCTGTTCCGAGTTCGGAGTGGACGAATCGCCCATCTGTCTGGACCTGCTCACGCCCGATCGATCGGTCGAGGAAGCGATGCTCTCGATCACGGTGACCGAGTCACCGGGCGACCGCGTTCGGCAGTGGTACGACCACGCCGACTCTACGCCCGCGGCGGCGACGGTGATCGACGTCGATACGTCGATGCGGTCCGCCGAGTCGGGCGCGACCACAGCGGGGGACCGCGTCCAGTGCGAGGTCGACTCACAGCGGACTCTCTCCTCTCCGTCGAATCTCACGAAACTCGGTATCGAGATCACGTCGGCACTCGACGACCTGCGGGCCACAGACGAGGAGCGACAGCTCGTCGTCTGCTTCCACTCGCTGTCCCCGCTGTTCCAGTACGTCTCCCGGGAAGAGCTGTTCAAGTTCGTCCACCTGGTCTCTGACGAGCTGGCCCAGGTCGACGCGATCGCGCACTTCCACATGGACCCGACGGCCCACGACGAGCAGACGATTGCGACGTTCCTCCACCTCTTCGACGGCGTCGTCGAACGCGACGACGGCGACTGGGAGCTACGGACGAAGTAA
- a CDS encoding PQQ-binding-like beta-propeller repeat protein produces the protein MSALHLSRRRALASCGFVVGLGRLSGSTASSPSPVDGSWRLGRGDARNTGATSDRGPTDSATVAWRFGDHLSSRKAPVVADGDLYVGSFDDTAAFVCLDAATSDERWRTDLGGDGDVRFPDSAAAIAGDRVLAPFGERLFAFDRETGEVRWDARFEAELNAPVVADGTGYVTLTDHGSVVAFDPATGDPQWRRDVGQWCPEAVAVADGTVYTVTNREDDQGALVALDAATGTEQWRYASGQPLAGAPAVGDGAIFVGDARGVHAVTTDGDRRWRFQGRPVEEHEWHNWSLRGSSPAVADGTVYVGAADERVYAVDADTGEQQWAFWTWNNVTGAPVVTPDTVYVGSDDSVVYALDVDAGARRWEFDTTGSIDGAGGAVVDGRLYISTFRDGLYALEEP, from the coding sequence ATGTCTGCCCTCCACCTGTCGCGCCGCCGGGCTCTCGCGAGCTGTGGCTTCGTCGTCGGACTCGGGCGGCTCAGTGGCTCGACTGCGTCGAGCCCGTCGCCCGTCGACGGGTCCTGGCGCCTCGGGCGCGGTGATGCGCGGAACACCGGAGCGACGAGCGACCGCGGTCCGACCGACTCGGCCACCGTCGCGTGGCGATTCGGGGACCACCTCAGCTCTCGGAAGGCGCCCGTGGTCGCAGACGGCGACCTCTACGTCGGTTCGTTCGACGACACGGCCGCGTTCGTCTGCCTCGACGCCGCCACCAGCGACGAACGGTGGCGGACCGACCTCGGCGGCGACGGCGACGTGCGGTTCCCGGACTCGGCGGCCGCCATCGCCGGCGACCGCGTCCTGGCGCCCTTCGGCGAACGTCTCTTCGCGTTCGATCGGGAAACGGGCGAGGTACGGTGGGACGCCCGGTTCGAGGCGGAACTGAACGCCCCCGTCGTCGCCGACGGCACGGGATACGTGACTCTCACCGACCACGGCTCGGTCGTCGCCTTCGACCCCGCGACGGGAGACCCGCAGTGGCGCCGCGACGTCGGCCAGTGGTGTCCCGAGGCAGTCGCCGTCGCGGACGGCACCGTCTATACCGTCACGAACCGGGAGGACGACCAGGGGGCACTCGTAGCCCTCGACGCCGCAACGGGCACCGAGCAGTGGCGATACGCGAGCGGCCAGCCGCTCGCAGGCGCACCCGCCGTCGGAGACGGGGCTATCTTCGTCGGCGACGCGCGGGGCGTCCACGCGGTGACGACCGACGGGGACCGACGCTGGCGGTTCCAGGGGCGACCGGTCGAGGAGCACGAGTGGCACAACTGGAGTCTCCGTGGGTCCTCGCCGGCGGTCGCCGACGGGACGGTCTACGTCGGCGCTGCCGACGAGCGGGTGTACGCAGTGGACGCCGACACCGGCGAGCAGCAGTGGGCCTTCTGGACGTGGAACAACGTCACCGGCGCGCCGGTGGTCACGCCGGACACCGTCTACGTCGGGAGCGACGACAGCGTCGTCTACGCCCTCGACGTCGACGCGGGAGCGCGCCGGTGGGAGTTCGATACCACCGGCAGCATCGACGGCGCCGGCGGTGCGGTGGTGGACGGGCGCCTCTACATCTCGACCTTCCGGGACGGCCTCTACGCGCTGGAGGAACCATGA
- a CDS encoding Cdc6/Cdc18 family protein, which produces MPTAPPSDRSEPTDPGFDGLSREPSAAGDSDGTQDDASGLLDDGGISIRDRLQTDSSGGVFANKDLVRSDTIIDEDRIVGRDDQLARVIDNLKPVLENEGIPDMLLSGPSGTGKSLIVHAVCKQIVELCESQGKRFGVLSINCEGPKTADRAVYRLVKAAAEDIGVEPGVPQTGVSTDQKLERLYELMREHYDGVIFILDEIDLLEGPYQEAEYNSLIYQLSRARKLGDFDGPISLTTITNYADFMTDLNSRAQSSYNPDDIFFDDYDATQLRSILRHRRDAFEPESLEEDVIPLVAAFGSQTHGDARKAIDLLRWAGELAERRGATTVTEGDVRDAQEKYTENRKLRHISGISTQKKLSIYAVASTAQYAKGNPEWIPAGPAFKSYQFIADTLDAEQYSRETFVNHVTEQSTYGVLDFERRGQGRGRGVHMYFSLSEDPATIMQTIREDSRFEDLDAEAEPIRAVVRERLKKFRTDG; this is translated from the coding sequence ATGCCGACAGCGCCCCCCAGTGATCGATCGGAGCCGACCGATCCCGGTTTCGACGGACTCTCACGGGAGCCCTCGGCTGCGGGCGACAGTGACGGAACGCAGGACGATGCGAGCGGGCTACTGGACGACGGCGGGATCTCGATCCGGGACCGACTGCAGACGGACTCGTCGGGCGGCGTCTTCGCGAACAAGGACCTGGTCCGGTCGGACACCATCATCGACGAGGACCGGATCGTCGGTCGCGACGACCAGCTCGCCCGCGTCATCGACAATCTCAAACCCGTCCTGGAGAACGAGGGGATTCCGGACATGCTCCTCAGCGGGCCCTCGGGAACCGGGAAGTCGCTCATCGTCCACGCGGTCTGCAAGCAGATCGTCGAACTGTGTGAGTCCCAGGGCAAGCGGTTCGGCGTCCTATCGATCAACTGCGAGGGTCCGAAGACGGCGGACCGAGCCGTGTATCGGCTCGTCAAGGCGGCCGCCGAAGACATCGGTGTCGAACCCGGCGTTCCCCAGACCGGCGTCTCGACCGACCAGAAGCTCGAGCGGCTCTACGAGCTCATGCGGGAACACTACGACGGCGTCATTTTCATCCTCGACGAGATTGACCTGCTCGAGGGCCCCTATCAGGAAGCGGAGTACAACTCCCTGATCTACCAGCTGTCGCGCGCCCGCAAGCTGGGCGACTTCGACGGCCCCATCTCTCTCACCACGATCACCAACTACGCCGACTTCATGACGGACCTCAACAGCCGGGCGCAGAGTTCCTACAACCCCGACGACATCTTCTTCGACGATTACGACGCGACGCAGCTCCGGAGCATCCTCCGCCATCGCCGGGACGCTTTCGAACCGGAGTCCCTCGAAGAGGACGTCATTCCGCTCGTCGCCGCGTTCGGCTCTCAGACGCACGGCGACGCTCGCAAGGCCATCGACCTCCTTCGGTGGGCCGGCGAGTTAGCCGAGCGCCGCGGGGCGACGACCGTCACCGAAGGCGACGTCCGCGACGCCCAGGAAAAGTACACCGAGAACAGGAAGCTCAGACACATCAGCGGCATCTCCACGCAGAAGAAACTCTCTATCTACGCCGTCGCATCGACCGCGCAGTACGCGAAAGGCAACCCGGAGTGGATCCCTGCGGGGCCCGCGTTCAAGTCGTACCAGTTCATCGCGGACACGCTCGACGCGGAGCAGTACAGCCGGGAGACCTTCGTGAACCACGTCACCGAGCAGAGCACGTACGGCGTTCTCGACTTCGAACGCCGCGGCCAGGGTCGTGGGCGGGGCGTCCACATGTACTTCTCCCTCTCGGAGGATCCGGCCACCATCATGCAGACGATCCGCGAAGACTCGCGGTTCGAGGACCTGGATGCGGAAGCGGAACCGATCAGAGCCGTCGTCAGGGAGCGACTCAAGAAGTTCCGGACTGACGGCTGA
- a CDS encoding lysylphosphatidylglycerol synthase transmembrane domain-containing protein gives MRRILRFLVGVGAGGAILAGYLYTVGAETVLDRLVAVTPWALALVALLVVLEGLADAIGVWASIAPLNDGISPGESVKFALAGDFFDTLSPAGPVSSEPIMARFFSVATDTGYSEALGVRSTAKYVKAGTQACFSAILGLFVLVGSPDATPILATFGLSIGGLVVFGGAVLRFRASISKGLVAVLTPIVTLLSGLYRDQPYDRAFVAAGVDRYWRRIVGFQERPRLLALIGVGGLVEQTLTATALWVALAGVGAESVFLPILIVVPLPQLASVVPIPGSLGAYDLLLGGALVVAAGVPTAVATAAVLVVRTLSLPFSGIAGGICVAHLRGWRPGGRSQ, from the coding sequence GTGCGACGGATCCTCCGATTCCTCGTCGGCGTCGGAGCGGGCGGTGCGATCCTGGCTGGCTATCTCTACACCGTCGGCGCCGAGACGGTTCTCGACCGGCTGGTCGCCGTCACGCCGTGGGCGCTCGCCCTCGTCGCCCTCCTCGTCGTTCTGGAGGGACTCGCCGACGCGATCGGCGTCTGGGCGTCGATCGCGCCGCTCAACGACGGCATCTCCCCGGGCGAGAGCGTCAAATTCGCGCTCGCAGGCGACTTCTTCGACACTCTCAGCCCGGCGGGACCGGTCAGCTCGGAACCGATCATGGCGCGGTTCTTCAGCGTCGCGACGGACACGGGGTACTCCGAGGCGCTCGGTGTCCGCTCGACCGCGAAATACGTGAAGGCGGGCACACAGGCGTGCTTCTCGGCGATCCTGGGGCTGTTCGTTCTCGTGGGATCGCCCGACGCCACCCCCATCCTGGCCACGTTCGGCCTCTCTATCGGTGGGCTGGTCGTGTTCGGCGGCGCCGTTCTCCGGTTCCGGGCGTCGATATCGAAGGGCCTCGTCGCCGTTCTCACGCCGATCGTGACGTTGCTCTCGGGGCTCTACCGGGACCAGCCATACGACCGCGCGTTCGTCGCGGCCGGCGTCGACCGGTACTGGCGACGAATCGTCGGCTTCCAGGAGAGGCCGCGCCTGCTGGCTCTCATCGGCGTCGGGGGGCTCGTCGAGCAGACGTTGACGGCGACTGCGCTCTGGGTCGCCCTCGCCGGGGTCGGCGCCGAGAGCGTGTTCCTCCCGATTCTGATCGTCGTTCCGCTCCCCCAGCTCGCGAGCGTCGTCCCGATTCCGGGGAGCCTCGGGGCGTACGATCTGTTGCTCGGCGGAGCGCTGGTCGTGGCCGCCGGCGTCCCGACGGCCGTCGCGACGGCGGCGGTCCTCGTCGTCCGGACGCTCTCCCTTCCGTTCAGCGGGATCGCCGGCGGGATCTGTGTCGCCCACCTGCGCGGCTGGCGACCGGGCGGTCGATCCCAGTGA
- a CDS encoding helix-turn-helix domain-containing protein — protein MLIATFSLPHDAVALEHTFRELPELEVEAERIAAHSRAWVMPCLWAANAEFDAADEVLAADPTVDRIVDGYEFGDEKYYQLDWAGDVDERIDEYVDQRGSILDAEATALGWQLRIRFVSRDQFDAFRDALTERGTGFQLRNLTEPGAPRQSFGSVTPEQRDALVIARERGYFDVPRETEVGDIAAELGISDQAVSERLRRGTANLVDATLTTTGDSVE, from the coding sequence ATGCTCATCGCGACCTTCTCGCTGCCCCACGACGCCGTCGCTCTCGAGCACACGTTCCGGGAGCTTCCGGAGCTCGAGGTCGAGGCCGAGCGCATCGCCGCTCACAGCAGGGCGTGGGTGATGCCCTGTCTCTGGGCGGCCAACGCCGAGTTCGACGCCGCCGACGAGGTCCTCGCGGCCGATCCGACGGTCGACCGGATCGTCGACGGCTACGAGTTCGGCGACGAGAAGTACTACCAGCTCGACTGGGCCGGGGACGTCGACGAGCGCATCGACGAGTACGTCGACCAGCGGGGGTCGATCCTGGACGCCGAGGCCACCGCGCTCGGGTGGCAACTGCGCATCCGGTTCGTCTCGCGCGACCAGTTCGACGCGTTCCGCGACGCCCTCACCGAGCGGGGAACGGGCTTCCAGCTCCGGAACCTGACGGAGCCCGGCGCTCCGCGACAGTCGTTCGGCTCGGTGACGCCCGAACAGCGCGACGCCCTGGTGATCGCCCGGGAGCGGGGCTACTTCGACGTCCCCCGCGAGACGGAGGTGGGAGACATCGCGGCCGAACTGGGCATCTCCGATCAGGCCGTGTCCGAGCGGCTCCGTCGCGGGACAGCGAACCTCGTCGACGCGACGCTGACGACCACCGGCGACTCGGTGGAGTAG
- a CDS encoding AEC family transporter codes for MTAIDLLRSVLSIFLSSVAPPLSIAAAGYLLGRVRDVDVDGLSAVTVYILLPALVFETLVTTSIDVGTVASIAGAMVAFTFLMGVVAWATDRSRGQEGTVVYGAAMAAAIPNVGNFGIPVASFAFGEAGRSTAVLFVVVQNLVLYTLGIYFLSKGRADGGHREAIRRVFGQPVLYAVLIAMTVAGLDAAPPADGTIMQTLGMVGDASIPIFLLILGLQVEKMDVGATVRQTLPTVGLKLLVAPVVAVAVVALIDVGDLAVTWAFVVLAAGPSAVTPMVLSIEFADDPDEGVSTGDYVGTVIFLTIFGSLPIVTGLILLARSGVVA; via the coding sequence GTGACTGCGATCGATCTGCTCCGATCAGTCCTGTCGATCTTCCTCTCGTCGGTCGCGCCGCCGCTCTCGATCGCCGCAGCGGGGTACCTCCTCGGGCGCGTGCGCGACGTGGACGTCGACGGCCTCAGTGCCGTGACGGTGTACATACTCCTGCCCGCGCTGGTGTTCGAGACGCTCGTCACCACGTCGATCGACGTCGGAACGGTCGCCAGCATCGCGGGCGCGATGGTCGCGTTCACCTTCCTCATGGGCGTCGTCGCCTGGGCGACGGACCGCTCGCGGGGACAGGAGGGGACCGTCGTGTACGGCGCCGCGATGGCCGCTGCGATTCCGAACGTCGGCAACTTCGGCATCCCCGTCGCCTCGTTCGCCTTCGGCGAGGCCGGTCGATCGACCGCCGTGCTGTTCGTCGTCGTCCAGAACCTGGTGCTGTACACGCTGGGGATCTACTTCCTGTCGAAGGGGCGGGCGGACGGCGGCCATCGCGAGGCGATCCGGCGCGTGTTCGGCCAGCCGGTCCTGTACGCCGTCCTGATCGCGATGACCGTCGCCGGCCTCGACGCCGCGCCACCGGCGGACGGCACGATCATGCAGACGCTGGGGATGGTCGGCGACGCCTCGATCCCGATCTTCCTCCTGATCCTCGGCCTGCAGGTCGAGAAGATGGACGTGGGCGCGACCGTCCGGCAGACGCTCCCGACGGTCGGGCTGAAGCTCCTGGTCGCGCCGGTCGTCGCCGTGGCCGTCGTCGCCCTGATCGACGTCGGCGACCTCGCCGTGACGTGGGCCTTCGTCGTCCTCGCGGCGGGGCCGTCGGCCGTCACGCCGATGGTCCTCTCTATCGAGTTCGCCGACGACCCCGACGAGGGCGTCTCGACGGGCGACTACGTCGGGACCGTCATCTTCCTGACTATCTTCGGGAGCCTGCCGATCGTGACCGGGCTGATACTGCTCGCCAGGAGCGGTGTGGTAGCGTGA
- a CDS encoding ABC transporter permease, producing MARTDAGRRYRIGRADLRDALTWRAVLGSVTVLLLTVGFYTGIGLLRSQGGAEPGEYLQSMAFQLRMMVPIVGVVFGYSAIARRRERHTIRLFLSASYSREDVYVGTLASRVVAASLPAGITASTICGIVLALASPRPMALVVFCLSTLALTGAFTSVAVAASVVGGTARRALGASLLVFVASIVLWSPVVSLATLLTEGGGASETISGIVWSLAPTQAYSFLVQAGVPAVDGPGAIVVAASGLSLFGWSFLPAVIGHWWFSRTDI from the coding sequence ATGGCACGCACTGACGCCGGGCGGCGCTATCGGATCGGGCGTGCGGATCTGCGAGACGCGCTCACGTGGCGGGCGGTTCTCGGGAGCGTCACGGTCCTGCTCCTGACGGTCGGGTTCTACACGGGAATCGGGTTACTCAGAAGCCAGGGCGGCGCGGAGCCGGGGGAGTATCTCCAGTCCATGGCGTTCCAGCTCAGAATGATGGTCCCGATCGTCGGCGTCGTGTTCGGGTACAGCGCGATCGCTCGCCGCCGGGAGCGACACACGATCCGGCTGTTCCTGTCCGCATCGTACTCGCGGGAAGACGTATACGTCGGTACGCTGGCCAGTCGCGTCGTCGCCGCCAGCCTTCCGGCCGGAATCACCGCGAGTACTATCTGTGGAATCGTGCTCGCCCTGGCGTCGCCACGGCCGATGGCGCTCGTCGTCTTCTGCCTCTCCACGCTGGCGCTGACAGGGGCCTTCACGAGCGTCGCGGTCGCCGCGTCAGTCGTCGGGGGCACTGCCCGGAGAGCGCTCGGGGCGTCGCTGCTGGTGTTCGTCGCGTCGATCGTGCTCTGGTCTCCGGTGGTCTCGCTGGCGACACTCCTGACAGAGGGGGGCGGCGCGTCCGAGACGATCAGCGGAATCGTCTGGTCGCTCGCACCGACACAGGCCTATTCGTTCCTCGTACAGGCGGGCGTGCCCGCGGTCGACGGACCCGGTGCGATCGTCGTCGCCGCGTCGGGACTCTCGCTGTTCGGGTGGTCGTTCCTTCCCGCCGTGATCGGGCACTGGTGGTTCAGTCGGACGGACATCTGA
- a CDS encoding ABC transporter ATP-binding protein, producing MADPVIVTRGLTKRFGRVTALDGIDLSVEAGEVFGLLGPNGAGKSTALDLFLGFSAPTRGEVRVLGRDPWERPVEVRRRVGVLPDSIGVEPSWTGRRHVTFVADALGIDATPAEALERVGIADAVDQPAGEYSKGMKQRLLLGLALIGDPDLLLLDEPSTGLDPEGTKRIREVVDDQRDRGRTVVFSSHRLPQVEAVADRVGVLAGGELVDVSSVRDLEARATDLVRLTVDEPPSSLDRLADREGVRSVHADGETVEISCVDRAKKRAIDAVEDAGAEILDVQIETGSLEDHVLRFSEASDGTH from the coding sequence ACCAAGCGGTTCGGACGAGTCACAGCCCTCGACGGGATCGACCTGTCCGTCGAGGCGGGCGAGGTGTTCGGTCTCCTCGGGCCCAACGGCGCGGGGAAGTCGACGGCGCTCGACCTGTTCCTCGGGTTCAGCGCGCCGACGCGCGGCGAAGTCCGAGTGCTCGGACGGGATCCGTGGGAGCGGCCCGTCGAAGTCAGGCGGCGAGTCGGCGTGTTACCGGACAGTATCGGCGTCGAACCGTCGTGGACGGGCCGACGTCACGTGACTTTCGTCGCTGATGCACTGGGTATCGACGCGACGCCGGCCGAGGCACTGGAGCGAGTGGGAATCGCCGACGCGGTCGACCAGCCAGCGGGCGAGTACTCGAAAGGGATGAAACAGCGCCTGCTACTGGGGCTCGCTCTGATCGGTGATCCGGACCTGCTGTTGCTCGACGAGCCGTCGACGGGCCTCGATCCCGAGGGCACGAAACGCATCAGGGAAGTCGTCGACGACCAGCGGGACCGGGGACGGACTGTCGTGTTCTCGAGCCATCGGCTACCGCAGGTCGAGGCCGTCGCGGACCGCGTCGGCGTGCTCGCCGGCGGCGAACTCGTCGACGTGTCGTCGGTCCGAGACCTCGAGGCGCGAGCGACCGATCTCGTTCGTCTCACGGTCGACGAGCCCCCGTCCTCGCTCGATCGGCTCGCCGATCGGGAGGGCGTGCGCTCGGTTCACGCCGACGGCGAGACGGTCGAGATCAGCTGCGTGGACCGAGCGAAAAAGCGTGCCATCGACGCGGTCGAGGACGCCGGTGCCGAGATCCTCGACGTGCAGATCGAGACGGGATCGCTCGAAGACCACGTTCTGCGGTTCTCGGAGGCGTCCGATGGCACGCACTGA